Within Pelorhabdus rhamnosifermentans, the genomic segment TGTGGTTCGTGAAGTGACGGATCTTTTTTTGGTAAAGTAATGAGGAGTACGCCGTCATTGAATTCAGCGGAGATTTTATCTTCGTCAACATTATCAATGAAGAAGCTGCGTTGAAATTGGCCGAATTTGCGTTCACGTCGTACATAATTATCCTCATTCGTTTCCACAGTATCTTCACGTTTTGCTGAAATCGTTAAATAGCTGTCAGCATATTTTAAGGCAATGGCATCTTTTTTGATACCTGGTAAATCAGCCTCAATTTGATAAGCTTCTGTTGTTTCTTTGAGATCTGCGCGGAAAGAGGACCCGAATTGACTCAAGGGAGCAAAAAAGTCTTCATCAAAAAAGTTGTCAAGAAAATGACTGAAATAGTCACCCCGCTTTGTTGGTAATGAACTTCTGTTAAAAGGAACCATGTCAAACATAACCTTAACCTCCTTAAAATGTAGCTGTTTTTTTTACAATTAAAGTATAATATAAAGGTCAATAAAAGTCTAATTTTATAAAAGGTCAAATATAATAAATACTTGTTATTTAGGCCTAATATTCTAATTTAGATAACTATATCTAGTTCTTTTTTTACCGTAGTCGTCCAATCGTCTTTGTGATAAATGATGAAAAATAAGTTGACAAGGATAGGTAAAAAACTATATACTACAACATATATAATTCTATAATGATTTGTGATAGAGGCGCGGTTAGTGAAGAGTATGTTCTGGAGTGGTCAACGGTGAAGGGACAGAAAGGCACATCCGCCGAAACAATAATTTTTGACAAGGATTATTGTTGGTTAGGTTACTGAAAAAGTACTTGACTGTCATCCAAAAGGGGTGGAGTGCTATCTTGCAAAGCTTGGTAATTTGATGATAAGCGGTTGCGAGAATATCTCGCAGCCGTTTCTATTATTTTTAGTGATAATTTAGAGGAGGCAAGATCTATGTCTGTAAAAAAAGTACCATTTTCCCAGGCGAAAATTGAAGAAATCACTAAGTCCTTTCCTACACCGTTTCATATTTATGATGAGCAGGCTATTCGTGACAATGTTCGTCGCTTTCTTGACGCTTTTTCATGGGCACCTGCGTTTAAAGAATATTTTGCCGTAAAAGCTACACCGAATCCTGCCATTCTTGAAATACTTCGTCAAGAAGGTCTTGGTGGTGATTGCAGTTCTCTGGCTGAATTAATTTTATGTGAGAAAGCGGGTATTACGGGCGAAAATATTATGTTTACATCTAATAATACACCGGATGGCGAATTTCAAAAGGCCTGTGAGCTTGGAGCGATTATTAATTTAGATGACATTACGCATATTGAGTTTTTAGAAGAGCAGGTTGGTCTGCCGCAACTCATTTGTTTTCGCTATAATCCTGGACCGCTTGTCGAAAGCGGCAATAGTATTATCGGATATCCTGAAGAAGCAAAATATGGTTTGACGAAAGAACAAATTTTTGAAGCTTATAAGACCGTTCGTGATAAAGGCGTAAAACGTTTTGGTATTCATACCATGGTTGTGTCGAACGAACTTGATACGGCAGGACTGTTGGGAACAGCGAATATGATGTTTGATTTGGCTGTAGAAATTTATCAAAAACTAGGTATTAAATTGGAATTTATTAATTTGGGCGGCGGGATTGGAGTTCCTTACCAATTAGCTCAGCAGCCTGTTGATTTGGAATTTCTCGGTAAAGCGATTCAAGAGGCTTATGAACTAAAAATTAAGTCTGCGGGTCTTCATCCTTTAAAATTAATGATGGAATGTGGCCGTATGATTACAGGTCCTTATGGTTATCTTGTATCGCGAGTGATTCATGAAAAAAATATTTATAAGCACTATATTGGCTTAGATGCTTGTATGGCAAATTTAATGCGCCCCGCTCTTTATGGTTCTTACCACCACATCACAGTCATGGGTAAAGAAAACCAGCCTTGTGATCATGTTTATGATGTGACAGGATCTCTTTGCGAGAATAATGATAAATTTGC encodes:
- the hsp18 gene encoding heat shock protein Hsp18, coding for MFDMVPFNRSSLPTKRGDYFSHFLDNFFDEDFFAPLSQFGSSFRADLKETTEAYQIEADLPGIKKDAIALKYADSYLTISAKREDTVETNEDNYVRRERKFGQFQRSFFIDNVDEDKISAEFNDGVLLITLPKKDPSLHEPHQIPIK
- the lysA gene encoding diaminopimelate decarboxylase codes for the protein MSVKKVPFSQAKIEEITKSFPTPFHIYDEQAIRDNVRRFLDAFSWAPAFKEYFAVKATPNPAILEILRQEGLGGDCSSLAELILCEKAGITGENIMFTSNNTPDGEFQKACELGAIINLDDITHIEFLEEQVGLPQLICFRYNPGPLVESGNSIIGYPEEAKYGLTKEQIFEAYKTVRDKGVKRFGIHTMVVSNELDTAGLLGTANMMFDLAVEIYQKLGIKLEFINLGGGIGVPYQLAQQPVDLEFLGKAIQEAYELKIKSAGLHPLKLMMECGRMITGPYGYLVSRVIHEKNIYKHYIGLDACMANLMRPALYGSYHHITVMGKENQPCDHVYDVTGSLCENNDKFAIDRSLPQIEIGDLVVIHDAGAHGHSMGFNYNGKLRSAELLLQADGSVKQIRRAETLNDYFATLDFDCVTTNLAAAAKK